From Brassica oleracea var. oleracea cultivar TO1000 chromosome C3, BOL, whole genome shotgun sequence, a single genomic window includes:
- the LOC106328992 gene encoding transcription factor HBI1-like — MLEGLVSPENLSLSSMDMNVLERLKWLQQQQQQVVSRTSDNSPELLQILQFHGSNNDELLQSTFSHFQMLGSGFGPNPNMGFGPSHEAMDGCISRTSSFQMDPVDTMGVMLKNSEENRTISSKNKRKSEVKRREEERTEKKIKVEAETESNMKGKSSMSNTEASSDTSKETSKGASEIHKLDYIHVRSRRSQATDRHSLAERARREKISKKMKYLQDIVPGCKKVTGQAGMLDEIINYVQSLQTQIEFLSMKLAFLNPELELSVEDLYVKQLQDYFTNLPVVIASKPSIMVDVPLFPLDQQGSLDLSVINLSQTTSTEAPSASWETQSRSLYNTSSLGFHY; from the exons ATGTTGGAAGGTCTTGTCTCTCCAGAAAACTTGTCCTTAAGCTCCATGGACATGAATGTACTTGAAAGGCTTAAATGGCTGCAACAGCAACAACAACAAGTTGTGTCTCGGACCAGCGACAATTCACCTGAACTTCTTCAGATACTTCAGTTCCATGGAAGCAACAATGATGAGTTGTTGCAGAGTACCTTCAGCCATTTTCAAATGCTTGGATCTGGTTTTGGACCAAACCCTAACATGGGTTTTGGCCCTTCACATGAAGCTATGGATGGCTGCATTTCAAGAACAAGTAGCTTCCAGATGGATCCAGTGGATACAATGGGGGTTATGTTGAAGAACAGTGAAGAAAACAGAACTATTTCCTCGAAAAACAAGAGAAAATCAGAG GTTAAGAGAAGGGAGGAAGAAAGGACAGAGAAGAAGATCAAAGTAGAGGCTGAGACAGAGTCAAACATGAAAGGAAAATCAAGCATGAGTAACACGGAAGCATCTTCAGACACTTCAAAAGAGACATCAAAGGGAGCTTCAGAGATCCATAAATTGGATTATATCCACGTCAGATCTCGTCGAAGCCAAGCCACAGACAGACACAGTTTAGCTGAACGT GCAAGAAGAGAAAAGATCAGCAAGAAGATGAAATATCTGCAAGATATTGTCCCTGGATGCAAAAAAGTCACTGGACAAGCTGGTATGCTTGATGAGATCATCAATTATGTTCAATCTCTCCAGACACAAATTGAG TTCTTGTCTATGAAACTCGCTTTCCTAAACCCAGAACTGGAGCTTTCGGTGGAAGATTTATATGTAAAACAG TTGCAGGATTACTTTACAAATCTTCCAGTAGTAATTGCTTCAAAGCCATCAATAATGGTGGATGTGCCATTGTTTCCGCTAGATCAACAAGGATCTCTAGATTTATCGGTGATAAACCTGAGCCAAACAACATCTACTGAAGCT CCATCGGCAAGCTGGGAAACTCAATCACGGAGTCTCTACAACACATCTAGCCTCGGATTTCACTACTAA
- the LOC106332652 gene encoding uncharacterized protein LOC106332652, which translates to MDNDVQPSRDYLGWLSSNSDLANKINAEVVNKPETATLEELFAYIKQETAKVAWFECTATIDDVLPGFAWYYISCGGCNSKAVKGPNSLICNNKKCGKSDVTGVAQYLTRISVYDKSEQAVFVILGDAGKELTGKHASELVASYFEANEGVVADHCVPVPQALLDTIGHTYRFILKVSDHNLSRNTQTITVTKILPPAAPQPIAALEEHAVPSTSDDILKTGGDRVRQASESLESAEAKRCKNG; encoded by the exons ATGGATAACGATGTCCAGCCTAGCAGGGATTATCTTGGATG GCTGAGCTCCAACTCAGATCTTGCTAATAAGATTAATGCAGAGGTTGTTAATAAGCCTGAGACAGCGACTCTAGAGGAACTTTTCGCCTACATCAAACAAGAGACTGCTAAG GTTGCTTGGTTTGAATGCACAGCGACTATAGATGATGTTCTTCCGGGTTTTGCTTGGTATTATATCTCATGCGGTGGGTGTAATAGTAAGGCAGTCAAAGGGCCTAACTCTCTGATTTGTAACAACAAGAAATGTGGGAAAAGTGATGTTACGGGCGTTGCTCA ATACCTCACGAGGATTTCTGTTTACGATAAGAGTGAGCAGGCAGTTTTTGTCATTCTTGGTGATGCTGGCAAGGAGCTGACTGGGAAGCATGCATCAGAATTAGTTGCCAGTTACTTTGAG GCTAATGAGGGTGTAGTAGCTGATCATTGCGTGCCGGTACCGCAAGCTTTACTTGATACAATAGGGCACACTTATAGATTCATTCTGAAAGTCTCAGATCATAATTTATCAAGGAATACTCAAACCATAACTGTCACAAAGATACTCCCACCAGCAGCTCCACAGCCTATAGCGGCCTTGGAAGAACACGCTGTTCCATCGACGTCTGATGATATCCTGAAGACTGGAGGTGACAGAGTTAGGCAAGCATCTGAGAGTCTTGAATCAGCTGAAGCCAAGCGCTGCAAGAATGGCTGA